In the Paenibacillus sp. FSL H7-0357 genome, one interval contains:
- a CDS encoding MBL fold metallo-hydrolase, producing MNTLEENFENAIFYENRGYPSEAKKYYDRLYEKMDNLDLEMTERLCKFYASIQKYQDAYLLAKIGIRQSGELRLFLPLFFSYWKYGGQSTEDLEWLLNQPGIEHFPMEIIQMSEMYFSLAQYEKAYYLLLGLAGNVDSEFRNNTGFLEPYIDYLVLLIELEYHFRNFNQARFHLRKLIYLRNIEVGKIQQITYWAIILDEIVNLVSRNDWYEISGPIFGEVKVLAIFYKDLLQNSLNTTIASSIEFGHFEDFSLEVKRKGSLHIIWRLRKDKKWLEHIEADYLAYPNDLTLGILYVNYLEDKHTELLHKHLEDLYVKHSDKREVISAYWRTSKKIESNKETPPLGDCKITFLGGGEKIGGTSILINVNGHFLLLDAGMHLHEENYHADYTPMFEQGVTFEKLDALLLTHAHLDHTGSVPYIYNQYNQLPIYTTEATRRLMRILLLDAVKGNKKHPDGYSEDDVRGAILSIRTIEQGKTFTIPSQNTEWKVTYYHSGHILGASSIHLEIDGVSILFTGDYSIDNQKTVEGLKLPRDLKVDILITESTYGFLPTNASISRDLQETMFTESIRKTINNKGNILIPAFAVGRAQEILMIIRDAFQKERFLPFNLFIDGRVIDVCKVYQDIFDEEKNDKTLFGEEVICAKDIYANQKLSSSFDEFYEDYLSTGGSCIVASSGMLMDQSASARYAEKMIEEPQNTISFTGYMDEESPGSHLLQADNRIEDQTVKINGVTKQLKASTETFRLSAHASREQILKLIMDISPKQVFLMHGEHQRSYFPNQTIVDGNIIYPTLINLLAYLGNDMSIVPAFNGKTYSLITGK from the coding sequence ATGAACACATTAGAAGAGAATTTTGAAAATGCTATTTTCTATGAAAATCGTGGATACCCGTCCGAAGCTAAAAAATATTATGATCGACTATATGAAAAAATGGACAACTTGGACTTAGAAATGACTGAGAGGTTATGCAAGTTCTATGCGTCCATTCAAAAATATCAGGATGCATACCTCCTTGCAAAAATAGGCATTAGGCAATCGGGAGAGTTACGTTTATTTCTTCCGTTGTTTTTCTCCTACTGGAAATATGGGGGACAGTCTACTGAAGACCTCGAATGGTTGCTTAATCAACCAGGTATTGAGCATTTCCCGATGGAAATTATTCAAATGTCAGAGATGTACTTTTCATTAGCCCAATATGAAAAAGCATATTATTTACTATTGGGATTAGCGGGTAACGTAGATAGTGAATTTAGAAATAATACTGGATTTTTAGAACCATATATTGATTATTTAGTTTTGTTAATCGAGCTAGAATATCATTTTAGAAACTTCAATCAAGCCAGGTTTCATTTGAGAAAGCTAATTTACTTGCGAAATATCGAAGTGGGTAAAATCCAGCAGATAACATACTGGGCAATTATACTTGATGAAATTGTAAATCTAGTAAGTCGAAATGACTGGTACGAGATAAGTGGTCCAATATTTGGAGAAGTGAAAGTACTTGCCATCTTTTATAAGGATTTATTACAGAATTCATTAAATACTACTATTGCTTCTAGCATTGAGTTTGGCCATTTTGAGGATTTTTCGTTAGAGGTAAAACGAAAAGGCTCTCTACATATCATATGGAGATTGAGAAAAGATAAAAAGTGGCTTGAACATATTGAGGCTGATTATTTGGCGTATCCAAATGATTTAACATTAGGCATTTTATATGTGAATTATTTAGAAGATAAACATACAGAACTATTACACAAACACTTAGAAGATTTATATGTAAAACATTCAGATAAACGAGAAGTGATTTCTGCCTATTGGAGAACATCAAAAAAAATAGAGTCAAATAAGGAGACGCCACCTCTCGGGGATTGTAAAATCACATTTCTAGGTGGAGGAGAGAAAATTGGGGGCACATCTATACTAATCAACGTCAACGGACACTTCCTATTATTAGATGCAGGCATGCATTTACATGAAGAAAACTACCATGCTGATTATACTCCAATGTTTGAACAAGGAGTTACGTTTGAAAAACTAGATGCGCTACTTCTCACCCACGCTCATTTAGATCATACAGGTTCTGTACCTTATATCTATAACCAATATAACCAGCTGCCGATTTACACTACTGAGGCAACTCGCAGATTAATGAGGATTTTGTTATTGGACGCTGTGAAAGGGAATAAGAAGCATCCTGATGGTTACTCTGAGGATGACGTTCGAGGAGCAATTCTTAGCATAAGAACAATTGAACAAGGGAAGACCTTCACTATTCCATCGCAAAATACAGAATGGAAAGTTACTTATTACCACTCAGGACATATTTTGGGGGCCAGTTCGATTCATTTAGAAATCGATGGAGTCTCGATTCTCTTTACGGGGGATTATTCAATTGATAATCAAAAAACTGTTGAAGGTTTAAAACTTCCCAGAGACTTAAAAGTAGATATATTAATTACTGAATCAACATACGGGTTTCTACCAACGAATGCTAGCATTTCAAGGGATCTTCAAGAGACGATGTTTACAGAATCCATTAGAAAAACAATTAATAACAAAGGAAATATTTTGATCCCAGCATTTGCCGTAGGTAGAGCGCAAGAGATATTAATGATAATTCGGGATGCATTCCAAAAGGAACGCTTTTTGCCATTTAATCTCTTCATTGATGGAAGAGTTATTGATGTATGTAAAGTATATCAAGATATTTTTGATGAAGAAAAGAATGATAAAACTCTTTTTGGAGAAGAAGTTATTTGTGCGAAAGATATTTATGCCAATCAAAAGCTTAGTTCTAGTTTTGATGAATTTTATGAGGACTATTTATCCACAGGTGGGAGTTGTATCGTTGCAAGCTCAGGAATGCTGATGGATCAAAGTGCCTCTGCAAGGTATGCGGAGAAGATGATTGAAGAACCCCAAAACACCATTTCCTTTACAGGATATATGGATGAAGAAAGCCCTGGCAGTCATCTTTTACAGGCTGATAATCGTATAGAGGATCAAACGGTAAAAATTAATGGTGTAACAAAACAGCTTAAGGCTAGTACAGAAACATTTCGATTATCAGCTCATGCAAGTCGAGAGCAAATTCTTAAATTAATCATGGATATCAGCCCTAAACAGGTATTTCTAATGCACGGAGAACATCAAAGATCTTACTTCCCAAACCAGACTATTGTAGATGGTAATATCATCTATCCCACTTTGATTAATTTATTAGCCTACTTAGGAAACGATATGTCAATTGTTCCTGCCTTCAATGGTAAAACTTATTCACTTATAACAGGCAAGTAA
- a CDS encoding AAA family ATPase, whose product MGKEMDRTLNLLNRVLLGLTAIYAFMAVLGAFSSDPAVDHAEVVFLCYGATAFFLFLSGLSLQRKVAEICAIIAYGCFAFSVACGLFGLSIAGLAAGIAVIVAIMRQRYQNLDSVPLTGCMLSYWIVMYGFSATLVGKAPLITDGWDIIFYPFYFEGIKHIALSWRGLLVLFGGWLFARFVNQARMTAYQATKQPQAEVPTQVYKLSARLVQRDFAASAPAPVAAAVLAAPTHSIVQEQPDEEEYDGEEEWIEDNQDENEVPDNREEVLHTALAALDAMVGLAPLKAEVQSFMKQMQGHLITQRLGKIALTKPTLHMIFSGPPGTGKTEMARIMVDLLYGLNLIEERVLIEADRSSIVGTHIGQTEERMIHLLEAAWGGVLFIDEAYALAKSDSPSDFGQEAIDVLIKAMEDYREDLVVIMAGYASDMERFLDMNQGFRSRVPYTFAFADYTPHELSQIALYMLEAKGYDCSFIKDEIQGIVNFCHRNGAIQGNGRWARNFVERIVKEHNVRVSAENTDRYVGKILPDDLRLAAGMPRNYGDQEINRAAIGKRELREEAMQELHAMVGLTSLKEQVQSILHHVEVEQKRMQQGVSTETISMHMMFSGPPGTGKTTVARIVGKFLNGLGFLANGHVVETDRSGMIGKYIGHTEANVKELINSAKGGVLFIDEAYALARSDSQNDFGKEAIDVLVKAMEDHRSELVVILAGYSKEMQDLLSVNPGLSSRIPFRFTFTDYSASEILEIVKRSFQSKQFVLAPEAALALEQEVTALFARQGGMLEGNGRWARNCVDKVRMAQNNRLALTGSSDLMSIGAEDILAGFHQM is encoded by the coding sequence ATGGGAAAAGAGATGGATCGTACACTTAACCTATTAAATCGAGTCCTTTTAGGCCTAACTGCTATTTATGCGTTTATGGCTGTACTAGGTGCGTTTTCCAGCGATCCCGCTGTTGATCATGCAGAAGTCGTATTTCTCTGCTATGGCGCCACTGCTTTTTTTCTGTTCTTATCAGGTCTTTCTCTCCAGCGAAAAGTGGCGGAGATTTGTGCCATTATCGCTTATGGTTGTTTTGCTTTTAGTGTTGCTTGTGGCCTCTTTGGTTTGTCGATCGCAGGGCTTGCCGCAGGCATTGCAGTTATCGTTGCAATTATGCGTCAGCGATATCAAAACCTTGACTCCGTCCCTCTTACAGGTTGTATGCTTTCGTATTGGATCGTCATGTATGGTTTCTCGGCTACCCTTGTTGGTAAGGCGCCGTTGATAACTGATGGCTGGGACATCATTTTTTATCCTTTTTATTTTGAGGGAATCAAGCACATTGCGCTAAGCTGGCGAGGACTATTGGTCTTGTTCGGGGGTTGGCTCTTTGCGCGGTTTGTTAACCAAGCGAGAATGACTGCATATCAAGCAACCAAGCAGCCGCAAGCTGAAGTACCTACGCAGGTTTATAAGCTGTCTGCGCGCCTCGTTCAACGTGATTTTGCAGCGTCAGCTCCAGCTCCTGTAGCCGCTGCTGTTCTTGCAGCACCAACACATTCTATCGTTCAGGAACAGCCTGATGAGGAAGAGTACGATGGCGAAGAAGAGTGGATTGAAGATAACCAAGATGAAAACGAAGTCCCTGACAATCGCGAAGAAGTTTTACATACTGCGTTAGCAGCACTCGACGCCATGGTCGGGCTGGCTCCACTCAAGGCAGAGGTCCAAAGCTTTATGAAGCAAATGCAGGGCCATTTGATTACCCAAAGACTGGGTAAGATCGCTTTGACGAAACCGACGTTACATATGATCTTTTCAGGACCCCCAGGTACAGGGAAGACCGAAATGGCGCGTATCATGGTCGATTTGCTATATGGGCTGAATCTGATCGAAGAGCGTGTATTGATCGAAGCGGATCGATCCAGCATTGTCGGAACGCATATCGGTCAGACAGAAGAGAGAATGATTCATTTGTTGGAAGCGGCCTGGGGTGGGGTCTTGTTTATCGACGAGGCGTATGCGCTGGCTAAATCCGACTCGCCAAGTGATTTTGGCCAGGAAGCCATTGATGTGCTCATCAAGGCGATGGAGGATTATCGAGAAGATCTGGTTGTCATTATGGCGGGTTACGCTAGCGATATGGAACGTTTCCTCGATATGAACCAGGGCTTCCGCTCTCGGGTACCGTACACCTTTGCTTTCGCCGATTATACGCCGCATGAGCTATCGCAAATTGCACTGTACATGCTGGAAGCAAAGGGCTATGATTGCAGCTTTATCAAAGATGAAATCCAAGGGATTGTGAATTTCTGCCACCGTAATGGAGCGATTCAAGGGAATGGCCGCTGGGCACGAAACTTTGTAGAACGTATCGTTAAAGAACACAATGTACGCGTGTCAGCGGAAAACACCGATCGGTATGTCGGGAAAATCTTGCCTGACGATCTGCGGCTGGCCGCAGGTATGCCGAGAAATTACGGGGATCAAGAGATCAATCGTGCGGCTATCGGAAAGCGTGAGCTCCGCGAAGAAGCGATGCAAGAGCTTCACGCCATGGTGGGGTTAACTTCGCTTAAAGAACAAGTCCAAAGCATACTCCATCACGTGGAAGTGGAACAAAAACGAATGCAACAAGGGGTGTCGACGGAAACGATCAGCATGCACATGATGTTTTCGGGACCTCCTGGTACAGGTAAAACGACGGTCGCTCGAATCGTTGGAAAATTTCTTAATGGGCTGGGCTTTTTGGCCAACGGCCATGTGGTGGAGACTGATCGCTCAGGCATGATCGGTAAGTATATCGGCCATACCGAGGCAAATGTCAAAGAACTTATTAACAGCGCCAAGGGCGGCGTCCTTTTTATTGATGAAGCCTATGCCCTAGCGCGCTCAGACTCCCAGAATGATTTTGGCAAGGAGGCGATCGATGTTCTTGTCAAAGCGATGGAGGATCACCGAAGTGAACTCGTGGTCATATTAGCAGGATACAGCAAGGAAATGCAAGACTTGCTTTCGGTAAATCCTGGTCTGAGTTCACGAATTCCATTTCGATTTACATTCACGGACTATAGTGCCAGCGAGATCCTAGAAATCGTTAAGCGATCATTTCAGTCCAAGCAGTTTGTGCTCGCGCCTGAAGCCGCATTGGCATTAGAACAGGAAGTTACTGCTCTTTTCGCTCGCCAAGGCGGTATGCTGGAGGGAAATGGCCGTTGGGCGCGAAATTGCGTTGATAAAGTACGGATGGCTCAAAACAATCGTCTTGCATTAACGGGTAGCAGCGATTTAATGTCGATTGGAGCCGAGGATATCTTGGCGGGTTTTCACCAGATGTAA
- a CDS encoding helix-turn-helix domain-containing protein, giving the protein MNILETIGLRIREIRVEKQLTQEALGERIGASYSYVGRIERGQKNISLQTLEKIAKALEVSEAEFFTYSLSEETKQSEKMKEIREITVMLYKQDLQSIVKIKPVLQEMLKQMKK; this is encoded by the coding sequence ATGAACATACTAGAAACGATCGGATTACGAATTCGAGAAATACGTGTAGAGAAACAATTGACGCAGGAAGCGCTCGGAGAGCGGATCGGGGCTTCGTATAGCTACGTCGGACGTATTGAACGGGGACAAAAAAATATTTCGCTTCAAACTTTGGAAAAAATCGCCAAAGCTCTTGAGGTAAGTGAAGCCGAATTCTTTACATACTCCCTTTCTGAGGAAACCAAACAAAGTGAAAAAATGAAAGAGATTCGGGAGATTACCGTCATGCTATACAAGCAGGATCTTCAATCAATTGTAAAGATTAAGCCTGTCTTACAGGAGATGTTAAAGCAAATGAAAAAATAA
- a CDS encoding HNH endonuclease, translating to MRFLKDLGLVAGKVTGKAIGGTVRVVGEVTNSQTIKEIGYGAERATAKTGVVLGIIASGTVDVGVGLYQKDDYKVKQGFFELGDAALSTAKDVGHGVGYVYENGKNVIVGIKNRNVDQVKSGAKKIGMAAAVGVLAIGVFDILDGADGVADATGLAEPTNNLSEVEVLDTINSDLAGMEHPVTGVPYEVKTIQLPDGQWAKGVFPDFNEVYDYDLPESLYLQTDDVQFSYLNDQLANEIVTNSELAANFNSEQITQIQNGETPEGFVWHHAEEPGHMESVEEEKHMKSAHTGGRQIWGGGSEYR from the coding sequence ATGAGATTTTTAAAAGATTTAGGGTTGGTCGCAGGAAAAGTAACTGGGAAAGCAATTGGTGGAACGGTAAGGGTAGTAGGAGAGGTAACAAACAGCCAAACGATTAAAGAAATCGGATATGGGGCTGAACGTGCTACTGCGAAAACGGGGGTTGTTCTTGGTATAATTGCAAGCGGAACTGTAGATGTTGGTGTAGGACTCTACCAGAAGGATGATTATAAAGTTAAGCAAGGGTTCTTCGAGCTTGGAGATGCTGCCTTAAGTACAGCAAAAGATGTCGGTCATGGCGTGGGCTACGTTTATGAAAACGGTAAGAATGTGATAGTTGGTATTAAAAATAGAAATGTGGATCAAGTTAAAAGTGGAGCAAAAAAAATTGGAATGGCTGCGGCGGTTGGTGTTCTTGCTATCGGGGTCTTCGATATTTTAGATGGAGCAGATGGCGTTGCCGATGCCACGGGTTTGGCTGAACCCACAAATAACTTATCTGAAGTTGAGGTATTAGACACCATTAACTCGGATTTAGCAGGTATGGAGCATCCAGTAACAGGTGTGCCATATGAAGTGAAAACAATACAATTGCCTGATGGACAATGGGCAAAAGGAGTTTTTCCTGATTTTAATGAGGTATATGACTATGATCTTCCTGAGAGTTTGTATTTGCAAACCGATGATGTGCAATTTTCTTACCTAAATGATCAATTAGCTAATGAAATTGTGACTAATTCTGAATTAGCAGCTAACTTTAATTCCGAGCAGATTACGCAAATTCAGAATGGAGAAACACCCGAAGGATTCGTTTGGCATCATGCTGAGGAACCAGGTCATATGGAATCAGTAGAGGAAGAAAAACATATGAAATCTGCCCATACAGGTGGGCGCCAAATATGGGGTGGCGGTTCGGAATATCGCTAA
- a CDS encoding dynamin family protein, producing the protein MNDFDLKGFREKLGYTQAELASVLQCGQDYISRMEKNPGNMSLEFFMNLCSVARMLPNDVLSNFKLEQPKALDIPNVYGEEALKKEALRYYIAPKMRDYIEKPEYRSAINKINELDELINIYGAKPLVALLGPSDAGKSTMINSLTGIDALLSQWTPTTSSTVYIKHINDKPSWMGKNNVSIFKAETHDKGWNFRKIHDMNYCKAHILHIGDYDILEKYCNRNSENSHREVDSAVVYLDSNILLSCDIVDLPGFGTEEMDDTVRAQRAKDEADIVLFLCQSNSFLNKQSDILFLKDVIRTLPVINTKEIPLLSNLFVIASQAHVVGPEKIPHVLETRSLAFSEQLSDELINQIFNISKKNFVEIFKRRFFSYSLDNPVLREKFENAFRELLVNLLPTIRKAKLNKAIDDFKIESRTIFSNEVKKYEAILQDRENSRKEYEKAVQDKPKKFGEINVLRNQLITFIDKSHKSNTLEIKLWEKENITERYIVDLINEKKYDKKQAKEYLLSNISDLYYAKMQEILKGSVSEFNNMLTQFFEEVEKKANSLSKISVGEVQIPFDFKGALAGGIAGATVLGGLGLWAATVGNLGGYILVAKGVSLLSALGISVGGTAAAASFVALIGGPVTIGIALALGVFAIATSLFGDGWKKRLAKEVVKTLEKKKVINSYSDAIAKFWNDSKIGLGEVVEEILRKIDEHLENLKTIIETNDPKTIEDMIALNKGLEDFFGQLPWEGSESTVLLIENNTGKY; encoded by the coding sequence ATGAATGATTTTGATTTAAAGGGGTTTAGAGAAAAACTGGGTTACACACAGGCAGAGCTTGCTTCAGTCCTACAATGTGGGCAAGATTACATTTCCAGGATGGAAAAGAACCCAGGAAACATGTCACTCGAATTCTTTATGAATCTATGTAGCGTGGCTCGTATGCTACCAAATGACGTTTTAAGCAACTTTAAGTTGGAACAGCCCAAAGCTCTTGATATCCCTAATGTATATGGTGAAGAAGCACTAAAGAAGGAAGCCTTGAGATATTACATAGCTCCGAAAATGAGAGACTACATTGAAAAGCCCGAGTATCGCTCAGCAATAAATAAAATCAATGAACTGGATGAATTAATTAATATTTATGGAGCCAAACCTCTTGTCGCATTACTTGGTCCATCCGATGCTGGAAAAAGTACTATGATTAATAGTCTTACAGGTATCGATGCTTTGCTATCTCAATGGACACCAACAACCTCATCAACTGTCTATATCAAACATATAAATGACAAACCCTCATGGATGGGGAAAAATAATGTGAGTATTTTCAAAGCAGAAACACATGATAAGGGTTGGAACTTTAGGAAAATTCACGATATGAACTATTGTAAAGCACATATTCTACATATTGGTGACTATGACATCTTAGAAAAGTATTGTAATAGAAACTCTGAAAATTCCCATAGAGAAGTTGACTCTGCTGTCGTATATTTAGATTCAAACATCTTATTATCTTGTGACATCGTCGATCTTCCAGGATTTGGTACAGAGGAGATGGATGATACAGTAAGAGCACAAAGAGCTAAGGATGAAGCAGATATCGTATTGTTTTTATGTCAGAGTAACAGTTTCCTAAATAAGCAATCTGATATTTTGTTCTTAAAAGACGTAATCCGTACGTTACCTGTTATTAATACGAAAGAAATTCCGTTGCTTTCAAATCTATTTGTTATTGCTTCTCAAGCCCACGTAGTGGGTCCTGAAAAAATTCCACATGTATTAGAAACTAGATCTTTGGCATTTTCCGAGCAACTTTCGGATGAATTAATTAATCAAATTTTCAATATTAGCAAAAAGAACTTTGTTGAGATATTCAAACGGAGATTCTTCTCTTACTCCCTTGATAATCCAGTTCTCCGTGAAAAATTTGAAAATGCATTTAGGGAACTTCTTGTAAATTTATTGCCTACTATTAGAAAGGCAAAATTAAATAAAGCTATTGATGATTTCAAAATAGAATCTCGAACTATATTTTCAAACGAAGTAAAAAAATATGAGGCGATATTGCAAGACCGTGAGAATTCAAGAAAAGAATATGAGAAGGCTGTTCAGGATAAGCCAAAAAAGTTCGGGGAAATAAACGTTCTTCGAAATCAACTCATAACCTTTATTGATAAGTCTCATAAAAGTAATACACTAGAAATTAAGCTTTGGGAAAAGGAGAACATTACGGAACGTTATATCGTGGATTTAATTAATGAGAAGAAATACGATAAAAAACAAGCTAAGGAATATCTTCTTTCCAATATCTCAGATCTTTATTATGCAAAAATGCAAGAAATACTCAAAGGTAGCGTTTCAGAGTTTAACAACATGTTAACTCAATTTTTTGAAGAGGTTGAGAAAAAGGCAAATTCCTTGAGCAAGATATCTGTCGGTGAGGTTCAAATACCATTTGATTTTAAAGGTGCGCTTGCTGGTGGTATTGCTGGGGCTACTGTACTCGGAGGCTTAGGATTATGGGCAGCTACTGTTGGTAACCTGGGCGGTTATATTCTTGTTGCTAAAGGCGTTAGCTTACTAAGTGCTTTAGGAATTTCAGTAGGTGGGACTGCGGCGGCAGCTTCCTTCGTAGCATTAATTGGTGGTCCAGTAACCATTGGTATTGCATTAGCATTAGGGGTGTTTGCGATAGCTACTTCTCTATTTGGCGATGGCTGGAAAAAACGACTTGCTAAAGAAGTAGTGAAAACGCTAGAAAAGAAAAAGGTTATCAACTCCTATTCAGACGCGATCGCTAAGTTTTGGAATGACAGTAAGATCGGATTAGGTGAAGTTGTTGAAGAAATTCTTCGTAAAATTGATGAACACTTGGAGAACTTAAAAACAATAATTGAAACTAATGATCCGAAAACTATCGAAGATATGATTGCATTGAACAAAGGGTTAGAGGATTTTTTCGGACAACTCCCCTGGGAAGGAAGTGAATCAACCGTTTTATTAATTGAAAACAACACGGGGAAGTATTAA
- the brxL gene encoding protease Lon-related BREX system protein BrxL, with amino-acid sequence MEPISEKQSLDLDRKLNDIFSGRVVRKDLTKLMKEGANVPVYVLEYLLGMYAATDDEDNIREGIERVKKILSENFVRPDEAEKIKSKIREQGQYSIIDKISVTLNAKIDTYEAEFSNLGLKGVPISPNYVKEYDKLLAGGIWCMLKMEYFFDEEVKNSNPFSISSLKPIQMPNMDLNEVLEGRKGFTKEEWIDVLIRSTGMEPTQLEYRVKWHLLLRLVPLVENNYNMCELGPRGTGKSHVYKEISPNSILISGGQSTVANLFYNMSTKKVGLVGMWDTVSFDEVAGIQMKDKDGVQIMKDYMASGSFARGREEKAASASMVFLGNINQSLDSLIKTSHLFAPFPEAMANDSAFFDRMHYYLPGWEVPKMRPEFFTDKYGFIVDYMAEYFREMRKRSFADAIDRYFRLGNNLNQRDVIAVRKTVSGFIKLLYPNGEYTRENVEEILKYALEGRRRVKEQLKKIGGMEFYDVHFSYVDKEMLSEEYVSVPEQGGGKLIPEGMDKPGHVYTVGHGDSGMIGVYKLENQVVSGTGKFEKSGVGTHRGAKESLDTAYRYFTSNSKSISSSISTKTKDYLMHISDLQGIGLTSELAIAELIGLCSGALERSVQESMVVLGSMTVGGTIARVEEFANTLQVCVDAGAKKVLIPASSVVDFQTVPPDLLIKVQPVFYSDPTDAVFKALGVG; translated from the coding sequence GTGGAACCAATAAGCGAAAAACAATCATTGGATTTAGATCGGAAGCTAAATGATATATTTTCAGGAAGAGTCGTTCGGAAGGATCTAACTAAGCTCATGAAAGAAGGAGCGAATGTCCCTGTTTACGTCCTTGAATATTTGCTGGGCATGTATGCGGCAACGGATGATGAGGATAACATCCGAGAAGGAATAGAACGAGTTAAGAAGATCCTCTCAGAAAATTTTGTTCGACCTGATGAAGCTGAGAAGATAAAATCAAAAATTCGTGAGCAGGGTCAATACTCCATCATTGATAAGATTTCTGTAACATTGAATGCAAAGATTGATACCTACGAAGCGGAGTTCTCAAATTTAGGTCTTAAAGGTGTACCGATCTCACCGAACTATGTAAAGGAGTACGACAAACTCCTTGCTGGTGGGATATGGTGTATGCTCAAGATGGAATACTTTTTTGACGAAGAAGTAAAGAACAGTAATCCATTCAGTATCAGTAGCCTAAAGCCAATTCAAATGCCCAATATGGATTTGAACGAGGTGCTCGAGGGCAGGAAGGGCTTTACGAAAGAGGAATGGATCGATGTACTTATTCGCTCGACAGGGATGGAACCGACTCAGCTTGAGTATAGAGTGAAATGGCATCTTTTGCTTAGACTTGTGCCGCTTGTTGAGAATAACTACAACATGTGTGAATTGGGACCACGAGGAACGGGTAAGTCTCATGTTTATAAAGAAATCTCACCTAACTCCATTTTGATATCTGGTGGCCAATCGACTGTAGCCAATTTGTTCTATAACATGTCCACGAAGAAGGTTGGACTTGTTGGAATGTGGGACACTGTAAGCTTCGATGAGGTCGCTGGAATCCAGATGAAGGATAAAGATGGCGTGCAGATTATGAAGGATTACATGGCATCTGGATCGTTTGCACGCGGCAGAGAGGAAAAGGCAGCATCTGCTTCTATGGTTTTCCTCGGAAACATCAATCAAAGCCTAGATTCGTTGATCAAGACATCTCATTTGTTTGCACCATTTCCTGAAGCAATGGCAAACGATTCAGCTTTCTTCGATCGAATGCATTACTACTTGCCAGGTTGGGAAGTTCCAAAAATGCGGCCAGAATTCTTTACAGATAAGTATGGATTCATTGTTGATTACATGGCCGAATATTTTAGGGAAATGCGGAAGCGTTCATTTGCAGATGCGATTGATCGCTACTTTAGGCTTGGAAATAACCTGAATCAGCGTGATGTTATAGCTGTCCGTAAAACAGTATCAGGGTTTATTAAGCTATTGTATCCGAATGGAGAATATACGAGAGAGAATGTAGAGGAGATCCTGAAATACGCGCTTGAGGGAAGAAGACGGGTCAAGGAACAACTCAAAAAGATCGGTGGTATGGAGTTTTATGATGTCCACTTCTCATATGTAGACAAGGAAATGCTTAGTGAAGAATATGTCTCCGTGCCTGAACAAGGCGGTGGTAAACTGATACCTGAAGGAATGGATAAGCCTGGACATGTATATACGGTTGGACATGGTGACTCTGGTATGATTGGGGTATACAAGCTGGAGAATCAAGTTGTCTCAGGAACAGGTAAGTTCGAAAAGTCGGGTGTAGGGACTCATAGAGGTGCAAAAGAAAGCTTGGATACAGCATACCGATATTTTACATCTAATAGTAAAAGTATTAGTAGCTCGATTAGCACAAAAACGAAGGACTATCTCATGCATATTAGTGATTTACAGGGTATCGGGCTGACGAGTGAACTGGCAATAGCTGAATTGATTGGATTATGCTCAGGCGCATTAGAACGCTCAGTTCAAGAAAGCATGGTTGTACTTGGAAGTATGACTGTTGGTGGAACAATTGCTAGGGTCGAGGAATTTGCCAATACACTTCAGGTTTGTGTGGATGCAGGTGCGAAAAAAGTCTTAATACCTGCCTCTTCTGTAGTGGACTTTCAGACTGTACCGCCTGACTTACTTATTAAAGTACAGCCAGTATTTTACTCAGATCCAACAGATGCTGTATTTAAAGCGCTGGGAGTGGGATGA